A DNA window from Synergistales bacterium contains the following coding sequences:
- a CDS encoding baseplate J/gp47 family protein codes for MFSDLDNIQFTETDTAKVESYVLTTHEAITGKKLYPGDPERLFLEGLAALIAQQRVIIDYTGKQNLLGYAQGNFLDHLGVLTDTTRLEASAAKATMQYSIAEPLGFAVLIPAGSRVTPGGQIYFATTEAAEIPAGDTSVTVTAQCQTAGSDGNGFVAGQINKMVDVVENITSVANTDTSLGGSDEEADDNFRQRIRLAPEKYSTAGPYHAYVYWAQTAHQDIADVSVLSPTPGQVNLYVLMTGGELPQQTHLDDVEEIVSSDKRRPLTDQVSVQAPAQVSFDVDITYYISTNDAGIAASIQDAVQDAVDAYILWQKTKIGRDINPSDLIRRIQQAGAKRVEVTSPAAFQTLDLSEVAADGTKTVTYGGLEDA; via the coding sequence ATGTTTTCCGATCTGGACAATATACAGTTCACCGAGACCGATACGGCAAAGGTGGAAAGTTATGTGCTTACCACACATGAGGCGATCACCGGAAAAAAGCTGTATCCGGGAGACCCGGAGCGGCTTTTCCTGGAAGGGCTGGCCGCCCTGATCGCCCAGCAGCGCGTCATCATCGATTACACCGGCAAGCAGAATCTTCTCGGGTATGCACAAGGGAATTTTCTGGACCATCTGGGCGTGCTCACCGACACCACCCGCCTGGAGGCGTCCGCCGCAAAAGCCACCATGCAGTATTCCATCGCGGAACCGCTGGGGTTTGCCGTGCTGATCCCGGCAGGCTCCAGGGTTACGCCCGGGGGGCAGATCTATTTTGCCACCACAGAGGCCGCAGAGATCCCGGCCGGGGACACGTCTGTGACGGTGACGGCACAATGCCAAACCGCCGGGTCTGACGGAAACGGATTCGTGGCCGGCCAGATCAACAAAATGGTGGACGTGGTCGAGAACATCACGTCCGTGGCTAATACAGACACATCCCTGGGCGGATCGGACGAGGAAGCGGATGACAATTTCCGGCAGCGGATCCGGCTGGCGCCTGAAAAATATTCCACTGCCGGGCCTTATCATGCATACGTGTACTGGGCACAAACCGCACACCAGGACATAGCGGATGTATCGGTATTATCTCCCACACCCGGACAGGTGAATCTGTATGTATTGATGACCGGCGGAGAGCTTCCGCAGCAGACACACCTGGATGACGTGGAGGAGATCGTCTCATCAGACAAGCGGCGCCCCCTCACGGATCAGGTATCCGTCCAGGCCCCGGCGCAGGTCTCCTTTGATGTGGACATCACCTATTACATAAGCACGAATGACGCAGGCATCGCCGCATCAATCCAGGATGCGGTCCAGGATGCGGTGGATGCATATATTTTGTGGCAGAAAACAAAGATCGGCCGGGATATCAATCCTTCGGACCTGATCCGGCGTATTCAACAGGCCGGGGCCAAGCGGGTCGAGGTCACAAGCCCGGCCGCCTTTCAGACTCTGGATTTATCCGAAGTGGCGGCAGACGGCACGAAAACCGTGACGTACGGAGGCCTTGAAGATGCCTAA
- a CDS encoding phage tail protein: MAQTGSFGPIFFEVSASRIKTWDNYRRRHVSTFAEHAVAEGKEKLEFTGHKLETVSFNIRLDASWVNPEKEIAALYDLKLTGEPQVLVIGTRPLGEYVLTTITERKTRTDADGRALVAIASLEFKEYN; encoded by the coding sequence ATGGCACAAACCGGATCATTCGGCCCCATATTTTTCGAAGTGAGCGCCTCCAGAATCAAAACCTGGGACAACTACCGCAGGCGGCATGTTTCCACGTTTGCCGAGCACGCGGTGGCCGAGGGCAAGGAAAAGCTGGAGTTCACAGGGCATAAGCTCGAGACGGTCAGCTTCAATATACGGCTGGATGCCTCCTGGGTGAACCCGGAAAAAGAGATCGCGGCCTTATATGATTTGAAATTGACAGGCGAGCCCCAGGTGCTTGTGATCGGGACCCGGCCGCTGGGAGAATATGTGCTGACGACTATCACGGAAAGAAAAACACGGACGGACGCGGATGGCCGGGCGCTCGTGGCCATCGCCTCTCTTGAATTCAAGGAGTACAACTGA
- a CDS encoding phage tail protein, with protein sequence MPKTLTEIKFAELLPDSISADPTIAAAAQAIDSEIQMVHAELEKPLLYARLEELPEPVIDHLAWQLHVDFWEPDLNIELKRNLVRESIAWHKYKG encoded by the coding sequence ATGCCTAAAACACTGACAGAAATCAAGTTCGCAGAGCTTCTGCCGGATTCCATAAGCGCAGACCCGACAATCGCGGCCGCAGCACAAGCAATTGACAGTGAAATCCAGATGGTGCATGCGGAGCTGGAAAAGCCCCTGCTGTATGCCCGGCTGGAGGAACTGCCCGAGCCCGTTATTGATCACCTGGCCTGGCAGCTGCACGTTGATTTCTGGGAGCCGGATTTAAATATCGAGCTAAAGCGCAACCTGGTGCGCGAGTCAATCGCCTGGCATAAATACAAGGGC
- a CDS encoding phage baseplate assembly protein V produces the protein MMEKIKSWVSDYIRSVLESTIRVAVVSSTDPAAATVRVTVPDGDGLVSHDLRVLVRKVHKDKDYWMPDIGDQVLCIFLPFGLEQGFVAGSFYSEPDPVPVKSQDKRHVEFSDGTTMEYDRKTHHLDVNVKGTITVHADGAVLIDSGESVTVTAPRIDLN, from the coding sequence ATGATGGAGAAAATCAAATCATGGGTGAGCGATTACATCCGTTCGGTGCTCGAGTCCACCATCCGGGTGGCGGTGGTGTCGTCCACGGATCCGGCCGCGGCCACCGTGCGGGTGACGGTACCGGACGGGGACGGCCTGGTCTCTCATGATCTGCGGGTCCTTGTCCGCAAAGTCCACAAGGACAAGGACTACTGGATGCCGGACATCGGTGACCAGGTGCTCTGCATTTTCCTGCCGTTCGGGCTTGAACAGGGGTTTGTGGCGGGCAGCTTCTACTCGGAACCGGATCCGGTACCGGTCAAGAGTCAGGACAAAAGACACGTGGAATTCAGCGACGGCACCACCATGGAGTATGACCGCAAAACCCACCACCTGGATGTCAACGTCAAGGGCACGATCACGGTGCACGCGGACGGGGCCGTGCTGATCGATTCCGGCGAGAGCGTGACGGTCACGGCCCCGCGAATCGATTTGAACTGA